The following coding sequences lie in one Maledivibacter sp. genomic window:
- a CDS encoding phosphatidylglycerophosphatase A, translating to MKNIVVKMMLDRGVNIEDIANLVYFLQSKYCKLTIEECISCVDRVLEKREVQHAILTGIALDILAEQDKLEEPLLSILKKDESLYGIDEILALSITNIYGSIGLTNFGYLDKEKIGILKELNIKGPRVHTFLDDLVAGIAAAASARIAHSKADS from the coding sequence TTGAAAAATATTGTCGTAAAAATGATGCTGGATAGAGGCGTAAACATTGAAGATATAGCAAATTTAGTTTATTTTCTTCAATCAAAATATTGTAAATTAACTATTGAAGAATGTATAAGCTGTGTAGATAGAGTTTTAGAAAAACGAGAGGTTCAACATGCAATATTAACCGGTATTGCCCTAGATATTTTAGCAGAACAGGATAAATTAGAAGAACCTCTACTGAGCATACTAAAAAAAGATGAATCATTATACGGCATTGATGAAATATTAGCCCTTAGTATAACCAATATATATGGATCAATTGGACTAACAAACTTTGGCTATTTAGATAAAGAAAAAATAGGAATACTAAAGGAGCTTAACATTAAGGGCCCTAGGGTTCATACTTTTTTAGACGATCTAGTTGCAGGAATTGCAGCAGCCGCTTCAGCAAGAATTGCACATTCTAAAGCCGACAGTTAA
- the pfkA gene encoding 6-phosphofructokinase codes for MRKVGVLTSGGDAPGMNAAIRSIIRTAIFKDLKIVGIKRGYQGLLEGDIEDMNLSSVGDIIHRGGTILRSARSKEFMTERGFQKALDVLRIFGIDGLVIIGGDGSFRGAKDLSESGFPTIGIPGTIDNDLGYTDYTIGFDTAVNTVVNAIGNLRDTSSSHGRANIVEVMGRHCGDIALYAGLAGGAESIMIPEIDFNMDAICKKLISGRNRGKLHSIIMVAEGIGKPYEIAEEINKRTDIETRVTIMGHLQRGGTPTARDRVLASRFGSKSIELLLEGKKGRAIGIKENKIIDLDINEALEKDKEIDKEMYELTKILSI; via the coding sequence GTGAGAAAAGTAGGTGTTTTAACAAGTGGAGGAGATGCCCCAGGTATGAATGCCGCGATTAGGTCTATTATAAGAACAGCTATTTTTAAGGACTTAAAGATTGTAGGTATTAAAAGGGGATATCAGGGGCTTTTAGAGGGAGACATTGAAGATATGAACCTTTCCTCTGTAGGGGATATAATACATCGAGGTGGGACAATACTTAGGTCTGCCCGAAGTAAGGAATTTATGACAGAAAGAGGATTTCAAAAAGCCCTAGATGTTCTAAGAATATTTGGTATCGATGGTTTAGTTATAATTGGAGGGGATGGTTCCTTTAGAGGAGCAAAGGATTTGAGTGAAAGTGGTTTTCCCACTATAGGAATACCTGGAACTATAGATAATGATTTAGGATACACAGATTACACCATTGGATTTGATACTGCCGTTAATACCGTTGTAAATGCTATTGGAAACTTAAGAGACACATCATCATCCCATGGAAGAGCCAATATAGTTGAAGTAATGGGAAGGCATTGTGGAGATATTGCCTTATATGCTGGACTTGCAGGTGGAGCAGAAAGTATAATGATACCAGAAATTGATTTTAATATGGACGCAATTTGTAAGAAGCTTATTAGTGGTAGGAACCGTGGTAAACTTCACAGTATTATTATGGTTGCTGAAGGGATTGGTAAGCCCTATGAAATAGCTGAGGAAATAAATAAAAGAACAGATATAGAAACTCGCGTAACTATCATGGGACACCTGCAAAGAGGAGGGACACCTACCGCCCGCGACAGGGTGCTTGCAAGTAGGTTTGGCTCAAAAAGTATCGAGCTTCTCTTAGAAGGTAAGAAGGGTAGAGCCATTGGAATAAAGGAAAATAAAATTATTGATTTAGATATAAATGAAGCACTTGAAAAGGATAAAGAAATTGATAAAGAGATGTATGAGCTTACTAAAATATTATCAATATAA